A genomic region of Zalophus californianus isolate mZalCal1 chromosome 1, mZalCal1.pri.v2, whole genome shotgun sequence contains the following coding sequences:
- the CDV3 gene encoding protein CDV3 homolog isoform X4: MAETEERSLDNFFAKRDKKKKKERSSRAASAAGAAGGAGGSSGAAGAAGGGVGAGARPGDGGTAGAGASGPGAATKAVTKDEDEWKEFEQKEVDYSGLRVQAMQISEKEEDDNEKREDPGDNWEEGGGGGSGVEKSSGPWNKTASVPAPPAAVIVTETPEPAMTSGVYRPPGARLTTTRKTPQGPPEIYSDTQFPSLQSTAKHVESRKDKEMEKSFEVVRHKTRGN, encoded by the exons ATGGCCGAGACGGAGGAGCGGAGCCTAGACAACTTCTTCGCCAAGAgagacaagaagaagaagaaggagcgGAGCAGCCGGGCAGCGAGCGCCGCGGGCGCGGCGGGCGGTGCCGGCGGGAGCAGCGGAGCCGCgggcgcggcgggcggcggggtGGGCGCGGGGGCCCGGCCGGGCGACGGCGGGACCGCGGGCGCGGGGGCCTCCGGCCCCGGGGCCGCCACCAAGGCCGTGACTAAG GATGAAGATGAGTGGAAAGAATTTGAGCAAAAAGAGGTTGATTACAGCGGCCTCAGAGTTCAGGCGATGCAAATAAG tgaaaaggaagaagatgatAACGAGAAAAGAGAAGATCCAGGTGATAACTGGGaagaaggtggaggaggtggtAGTGGTGTAGAAAAGTCTTCAGGTCCCTGGAATAAAACAGCTTCAGTACCAGCACCTCCTGCTGCAGTAATTG TTACAGAGACCCCAGAACCAGCAATGACTAGCGGTGTGTATAGGCCTCCTGGAGCCAGGTTAACCACAACAAGGAAAACACCACAAGGACCACCAGAAATCTACAGTGATACACAGTTCCCATCCCTGCAGTCCACTGCCAAGCATGTAGAAAGCCGGAA ggataaagaaatggagaagagctTTGAAGTAGTAAGACACAAAACTAGAG GTAACTAG
- the CDV3 gene encoding protein CDV3 homolog isoform X1, producing the protein MAETEERSLDNFFAKRDKKKKKERSSRAASAAGAAGGAGGSSGAAGAAGGGVGAGARPGDGGTAGAGASGPGAATKAVTKDEDEWKEFEQKEVDYSGLRVQAMQISEKEEDDNEKREDPGDNWEEGGGGGSGVEKSSGPWNKTASVPAPPAAVIVTETPEPAMTSGVYRPPGARLTTTRKTPQGPPEIYSDTQFPSLQSTAKHVESRKDKEMEKSFEVVRHKTRGRDEVSKNQALKLQLDNQYAVLENQKSSHTQYN; encoded by the exons ATGGCCGAGACGGAGGAGCGGAGCCTAGACAACTTCTTCGCCAAGAgagacaagaagaagaagaaggagcgGAGCAGCCGGGCAGCGAGCGCCGCGGGCGCGGCGGGCGGTGCCGGCGGGAGCAGCGGAGCCGCgggcgcggcgggcggcggggtGGGCGCGGGGGCCCGGCCGGGCGACGGCGGGACCGCGGGCGCGGGGGCCTCCGGCCCCGGGGCCGCCACCAAGGCCGTGACTAAG GATGAAGATGAGTGGAAAGAATTTGAGCAAAAAGAGGTTGATTACAGCGGCCTCAGAGTTCAGGCGATGCAAATAAG tgaaaaggaagaagatgatAACGAGAAAAGAGAAGATCCAGGTGATAACTGGGaagaaggtggaggaggtggtAGTGGTGTAGAAAAGTCTTCAGGTCCCTGGAATAAAACAGCTTCAGTACCAGCACCTCCTGCTGCAGTAATTG TTACAGAGACCCCAGAACCAGCAATGACTAGCGGTGTGTATAGGCCTCCTGGAGCCAGGTTAACCACAACAAGGAAAACACCACAAGGACCACCAGAAATCTACAGTGATACACAGTTCCCATCCCTGCAGTCCACTGCCAAGCATGTAGAAAGCCGGAA ggataaagaaatggagaagagctTTGAAGTAGTAAGACACAAAACTAGAGGTAGGGATGAGGTTTCAAAAAACCAGGCCCTTAAACTTCAGCTAGACAACCAGTATGCTGTGCTTGAAAATCAGAAAAGCAGCCACACACAGTACAATTAA
- the CDV3 gene encoding protein CDV3 homolog isoform X8, with amino-acid sequence MQISEKEEDDNEKREDPGDNWEEGGGGGSGVEKSSGPWNKTASVPAPPAAVIVTETPEPAMTSGVYRPPGARLTTTRKTPQGPPEIYSDTQFPSLQSTAKHVESRKDKEMEKSFEVVRHKTRGRDEVSKNQALKLQLDNQYAVLENQKSSHTQYN; translated from the exons ATGCAAATAAG tgaaaaggaagaagatgatAACGAGAAAAGAGAAGATCCAGGTGATAACTGGGaagaaggtggaggaggtggtAGTGGTGTAGAAAAGTCTTCAGGTCCCTGGAATAAAACAGCTTCAGTACCAGCACCTCCTGCTGCAGTAATTG TTACAGAGACCCCAGAACCAGCAATGACTAGCGGTGTGTATAGGCCTCCTGGAGCCAGGTTAACCACAACAAGGAAAACACCACAAGGACCACCAGAAATCTACAGTGATACACAGTTCCCATCCCTGCAGTCCACTGCCAAGCATGTAGAAAGCCGGAA ggataaagaaatggagaagagctTTGAAGTAGTAAGACACAAAACTAGAGGTAGGGATGAGGTTTCAAAAAACCAGGCCCTTAAACTTCAGCTAGACAACCAGTATGCTGTGCTTGAAAATCAGAAAAGCAGCCACACACAGTACAATTAA
- the CDV3 gene encoding protein CDV3 homolog isoform X3, with the protein MAETEERSLDNFFAKRDKKKKKERSSRAASAAGAAGGAGGSSGAAGAAGGGVGAGARPGDGGTAGAGASGPGAATKAVTKDEDEWKEFEQKEVDYSGLRVQAMQISEKEEDDNEKREDPGDNWEEGGGGGSGVEKSSGPWNKTASVPAPPAAVIVTETPEPAMTSGVYRPPGARLTTTRKTPQGPPEIYSDTQFPSLQSTAKHVESRKDKEMEKSFEVVRHKTRDTEPS; encoded by the exons ATGGCCGAGACGGAGGAGCGGAGCCTAGACAACTTCTTCGCCAAGAgagacaagaagaagaagaaggagcgGAGCAGCCGGGCAGCGAGCGCCGCGGGCGCGGCGGGCGGTGCCGGCGGGAGCAGCGGAGCCGCgggcgcggcgggcggcggggtGGGCGCGGGGGCCCGGCCGGGCGACGGCGGGACCGCGGGCGCGGGGGCCTCCGGCCCCGGGGCCGCCACCAAGGCCGTGACTAAG GATGAAGATGAGTGGAAAGAATTTGAGCAAAAAGAGGTTGATTACAGCGGCCTCAGAGTTCAGGCGATGCAAATAAG tgaaaaggaagaagatgatAACGAGAAAAGAGAAGATCCAGGTGATAACTGGGaagaaggtggaggaggtggtAGTGGTGTAGAAAAGTCTTCAGGTCCCTGGAATAAAACAGCTTCAGTACCAGCACCTCCTGCTGCAGTAATTG TTACAGAGACCCCAGAACCAGCAATGACTAGCGGTGTGTATAGGCCTCCTGGAGCCAGGTTAACCACAACAAGGAAAACACCACAAGGACCACCAGAAATCTACAGTGATACACAGTTCCCATCCCTGCAGTCCACTGCCAAGCATGTAGAAAGCCGGAA ggataaagaaatggagaagagctTTGAAGTAGTAAGACACAAAACTAGAG ATACTGAGCCTTCGTAA
- the CDV3 gene encoding protein CDV3 homolog isoform X7, with the protein MAETEERSLDNFFAKRDKKKKKERSSRAASAAGAAGGAGGSSGAAGAAGGGVGAGARPGDGGTAGAGASGPGAATKAVTKDEDEWKEFEQKEVDYSGLRVQAMQISEKEEDDNEKREDPGDNWEEGGGGGSGVEKSSGPWNKTASVPAPPAAVIETPEPAMTSGVYRPPGARLTTTRKTPQGPPEIYSDTQFPSLQSTAKHVESRKY; encoded by the exons ATGGCCGAGACGGAGGAGCGGAGCCTAGACAACTTCTTCGCCAAGAgagacaagaagaagaagaaggagcgGAGCAGCCGGGCAGCGAGCGCCGCGGGCGCGGCGGGCGGTGCCGGCGGGAGCAGCGGAGCCGCgggcgcggcgggcggcggggtGGGCGCGGGGGCCCGGCCGGGCGACGGCGGGACCGCGGGCGCGGGGGCCTCCGGCCCCGGGGCCGCCACCAAGGCCGTGACTAAG GATGAAGATGAGTGGAAAGAATTTGAGCAAAAAGAGGTTGATTACAGCGGCCTCAGAGTTCAGGCGATGCAAATAAG tgaaaaggaagaagatgatAACGAGAAAAGAGAAGATCCAGGTGATAACTGGGaagaaggtggaggaggtggtAGTGGTGTAGAAAAGTCTTCAGGTCCCTGGAATAAAACAGCTTCAGTACCAGCACCTCCTGCTGCAGTAATTG AGACCCCAGAACCAGCAATGACTAGCGGTGTGTATAGGCCTCCTGGAGCCAGGTTAACCACAACAAGGAAAACACCACAAGGACCACCAGAAATCTACAGTGATACACAGTTCCCATCCCTGCAGTCCACTGCCAAGCATGTAGAAAGCCGGAA ATACTGA
- the CDV3 gene encoding protein CDV3 homolog isoform X6 produces MAETEERSLDNFFAKRDKKKKKERSSRAASAAGAAGGAGGSSGAAGAAGGGVGAGARPGDGGTAGAGASGPGAATKAVTKDEDEWKEFEQKEVDYSGLRVQAMQISEKEEDDNEKREDPGDNWEEGGGGGSGVEKSSGPWNKTASVPAPPAAVIVTETPEPAMTSGVYRPPGARLTTTRKTPQGPPEIYSDTQFPSLQSTAKHVESRKY; encoded by the exons ATGGCCGAGACGGAGGAGCGGAGCCTAGACAACTTCTTCGCCAAGAgagacaagaagaagaagaaggagcgGAGCAGCCGGGCAGCGAGCGCCGCGGGCGCGGCGGGCGGTGCCGGCGGGAGCAGCGGAGCCGCgggcgcggcgggcggcggggtGGGCGCGGGGGCCCGGCCGGGCGACGGCGGGACCGCGGGCGCGGGGGCCTCCGGCCCCGGGGCCGCCACCAAGGCCGTGACTAAG GATGAAGATGAGTGGAAAGAATTTGAGCAAAAAGAGGTTGATTACAGCGGCCTCAGAGTTCAGGCGATGCAAATAAG tgaaaaggaagaagatgatAACGAGAAAAGAGAAGATCCAGGTGATAACTGGGaagaaggtggaggaggtggtAGTGGTGTAGAAAAGTCTTCAGGTCCCTGGAATAAAACAGCTTCAGTACCAGCACCTCCTGCTGCAGTAATTG TTACAGAGACCCCAGAACCAGCAATGACTAGCGGTGTGTATAGGCCTCCTGGAGCCAGGTTAACCACAACAAGGAAAACACCACAAGGACCACCAGAAATCTACAGTGATACACAGTTCCCATCCCTGCAGTCCACTGCCAAGCATGTAGAAAGCCGGAA ATACTGA
- the CDV3 gene encoding protein CDV3 homolog isoform X5 gives MAETEERSLDNFFAKRDKKKKKERSSRAASAAGAAGGAGGSSGAAGAAGGGVGAGARPGDGGTAGAGASGPGAATKAVTKDEDEWKEFEQKEVDYSGLRVQAMQISEKEEDDNEKREDPGDNWEEGGGGGSGVEKSSGPWNKTASVPAPPAAVIVTETPEPAMTSGVYRPPGARLTTTRKTPQGPPEIYSDTQFPSLQSTAKHVESRNRYLK, from the exons ATGGCCGAGACGGAGGAGCGGAGCCTAGACAACTTCTTCGCCAAGAgagacaagaagaagaagaaggagcgGAGCAGCCGGGCAGCGAGCGCCGCGGGCGCGGCGGGCGGTGCCGGCGGGAGCAGCGGAGCCGCgggcgcggcgggcggcggggtGGGCGCGGGGGCCCGGCCGGGCGACGGCGGGACCGCGGGCGCGGGGGCCTCCGGCCCCGGGGCCGCCACCAAGGCCGTGACTAAG GATGAAGATGAGTGGAAAGAATTTGAGCAAAAAGAGGTTGATTACAGCGGCCTCAGAGTTCAGGCGATGCAAATAAG tgaaaaggaagaagatgatAACGAGAAAAGAGAAGATCCAGGTGATAACTGGGaagaaggtggaggaggtggtAGTGGTGTAGAAAAGTCTTCAGGTCCCTGGAATAAAACAGCTTCAGTACCAGCACCTCCTGCTGCAGTAATTG TTACAGAGACCCCAGAACCAGCAATGACTAGCGGTGTGTATAGGCCTCCTGGAGCCAGGTTAACCACAACAAGGAAAACACCACAAGGACCACCAGAAATCTACAGTGATACACAGTTCCCATCCCTGCAGTCCACTGCCAAGCATGTAGAAAGCCGGAA CAGGTACTTAAAATGA
- the CDV3 gene encoding protein CDV3 homolog isoform X2, with the protein MAETEERSLDNFFAKRDKKKKKERSSRAASAAGAAGGAGGSSGAAGAAGGGVGAGARPGDGGTAGAGASGPGAATKAVTKDEDEWKEFEQKEVDYSGLRVQAMQISEKEEDDNEKREDPGDNWEEGGGGGSGVEKSSGPWNKTASVPAPPAAVIETPEPAMTSGVYRPPGARLTTTRKTPQGPPEIYSDTQFPSLQSTAKHVESRKDKEMEKSFEVVRHKTRGRDEVSKNQALKLQLDNQYAVLENQKSSHTQYN; encoded by the exons ATGGCCGAGACGGAGGAGCGGAGCCTAGACAACTTCTTCGCCAAGAgagacaagaagaagaagaaggagcgGAGCAGCCGGGCAGCGAGCGCCGCGGGCGCGGCGGGCGGTGCCGGCGGGAGCAGCGGAGCCGCgggcgcggcgggcggcggggtGGGCGCGGGGGCCCGGCCGGGCGACGGCGGGACCGCGGGCGCGGGGGCCTCCGGCCCCGGGGCCGCCACCAAGGCCGTGACTAAG GATGAAGATGAGTGGAAAGAATTTGAGCAAAAAGAGGTTGATTACAGCGGCCTCAGAGTTCAGGCGATGCAAATAAG tgaaaaggaagaagatgatAACGAGAAAAGAGAAGATCCAGGTGATAACTGGGaagaaggtggaggaggtggtAGTGGTGTAGAAAAGTCTTCAGGTCCCTGGAATAAAACAGCTTCAGTACCAGCACCTCCTGCTGCAGTAATTG AGACCCCAGAACCAGCAATGACTAGCGGTGTGTATAGGCCTCCTGGAGCCAGGTTAACCACAACAAGGAAAACACCACAAGGACCACCAGAAATCTACAGTGATACACAGTTCCCATCCCTGCAGTCCACTGCCAAGCATGTAGAAAGCCGGAA ggataaagaaatggagaagagctTTGAAGTAGTAAGACACAAAACTAGAGGTAGGGATGAGGTTTCAAAAAACCAGGCCCTTAAACTTCAGCTAGACAACCAGTATGCTGTGCTTGAAAATCAGAAAAGCAGCCACACACAGTACAATTAA